From a single Leclercia sp. AS011 genomic region:
- the yegS gene encoding lipid kinase YegS yields MATYPASLLILNGKGTGNDLLREAVTLLREEGVVIHVRVTWEKGDAARYIQEACDLGVETVIAGGGDGTINEVATALIDLPEAQRPALGILPLGTANDFATSAGIPEALDKALQLAIAGKATAVDIARVNDETCFINMATGGFGTRITSETPEKLKAALGGVSYLIHGLARMDLLKPDTCEIRGENFRWQGDALVIGIGNGRQAGGGQQLCPDALINDGQLQLRIFSANELLPALLTTLTKPEESPNVIDGQSAWFEVVAPHGMTFNLDGEPLSGDHFRIALLPGAIRCRLPPDCPLLR; encoded by the coding sequence ATGGCGACCTATCCGGCAAGTTTATTAATTCTGAACGGCAAAGGAACAGGCAACGATCTGTTGCGCGAAGCCGTGACGCTTCTTCGTGAAGAAGGGGTGGTGATCCATGTCCGCGTGACATGGGAGAAAGGTGATGCAGCCCGTTATATTCAGGAAGCCTGCGACCTCGGGGTGGAGACCGTCATTGCGGGCGGCGGCGATGGCACCATTAATGAAGTGGCGACGGCACTGATTGACCTGCCAGAGGCGCAGCGTCCGGCGCTGGGCATTCTGCCTCTCGGCACCGCCAACGATTTTGCCACCAGCGCGGGGATCCCGGAGGCGCTCGATAAAGCCCTGCAACTGGCGATCGCCGGTAAAGCCACGGCGGTGGATATTGCCCGGGTGAATGATGAAACCTGCTTTATCAATATGGCGACGGGCGGATTTGGCACCCGCATTACCAGCGAAACCCCGGAGAAACTGAAAGCCGCGCTCGGCGGCGTGTCGTACCTGATCCACGGGCTGGCGCGCATGGATTTGCTCAAACCCGACACCTGTGAAATTCGCGGCGAGAACTTTCGCTGGCAGGGTGATGCGCTGGTGATTGGTATCGGTAATGGCCGTCAGGCGGGCGGTGGGCAGCAGCTCTGTCCGGATGCGCTGATAAATGACGGGCAGCTGCAGCTGCGGATTTTTTCTGCCAATGAGCTGCTTCCGGCCCTGCTGACCACCCTGACCAAACCGGAGGAGAGCCCGAACGTGATTGATGGACAGTCCGCCTGGTTCGAGGTCGTCGCTCCGCACGGGATGACCTTTAACCTGGACGGCGAACCGCTGAGCGGCGACCATTTCCGCATTGCCCTGTTACCGGGCGCAATCCGGTGTCGGCTGCCGCCGGATTGCCCGCTTCTGCGCTGA